The following DNA comes from Musa acuminata AAA Group cultivar baxijiao chromosome BXJ1-4, Cavendish_Baxijiao_AAA, whole genome shotgun sequence.
CTCTACTTGGGTCTTCTGGTAGGGTTTGGCCCTCTAACATTTGTTACTTACTACGACGTTCACACAGAACTCATATTTTCTCATTGCCCTCGCTTGCATTCACCATCTGAACTCCATTTGGTGCTTCCTCCGCGTCCTTTTTGGTCCCAAGCAACTCTTCCATGTCCTCCAGCGTCCTCCCCCTCGTCTCCGGCAAGTACGTGAAGAAGAACACCCACGCCGCCAACGCGATCCCGCCGTACAAGAAGAAGCTCCCGCCGATCGTGATGGCCTTGTAGAGCGATATGAAGGTCATGGTGATCACGCCGCTCGTCACCCGGTTCACTGCCACCCCGATGCTGGCGCCCTGCGCCCGCAGCCTCAGCGGGAGGATCTCCGAGCAGTAGACCCACGTGACGGGGCCCAGGCCGATGGAGAAGAAGGCGACGTAGGCCAGGATGGACGCGATGCACAGCCCGATCGTCCACCGGAGCTGCCCGTCCGGGTGGTGGTCGATCTCTGTGAGCCCCAGGCCGAGGGCGGCCAACGACAGGATCATCCCGCCGGTGCCGCTCAGCAGCAGCGGTCGACGTCCGATGCGGTCAACTAAGAAGGTGGCCACAAGGATGAAGAGAGTCTTCGTGAACCCGACGGCCACCGTCGTGGCTAGCAGCTTGTTTTTGTCGTGAATGCCGGCTTTCTCGAACACCCGGGGGCTGTAGAGCACCACTGAGTCGATGCCGGAGGCCTGCTGGAAGAAGTTGATCCCGATGGCGGTGAGCAGCACTCGCCGGACTCCCGGCGTCGGCCTGATCAGCAGCTCCTTCCACACGCCCTCCCCGTGGCTCTTCTTCGGCGCGGGCACGACGTCGTCGTTGCAGCCCTCAGGGATGCCGGCAGCGGCCTTGATATCTGCGAGGCGGAGCTGCGCCTCCTCGGGCGTGTCGGAGGTCTTGTCAAGAACCCCCTTGGCCTCGCCGAGGCGCCCTTGCATGACGAGCCACCGTGGGGATTCCGGCATGGCGAGGACGCCAACGGCGAGGAAAACAGAGGGGATAGCTCCGACGCCGAGCATAAAGCGCCAGCCAAGGGACTGACGGAGGTGGGCGAAACCATAGTTGGAGACGTAGCCGAGGAGGATGCCCGAGTTGATGAAGACCTCCGGGAAAGACGTGAGGAAGCCGCGGGAGGAGGCCGGGGCGATCTCCGCAGTGTACACCGGGGCGATCACGAGCGCGTACCCAACGCCGATGCCGGCGACGAATCGGCCGGCCATGAGGAAGGCGTAGTTGGTGGCAAAGCCCATGAGGATGGCGCCGACGAAGAATATGCCTGCCGCGAAGACGATGGTGTAGCGGCGGCCGATCCAGTCGGAGGTGAAGCCAGCGGCGTAGGAGCCGACGAGGGAGTAGAGGTTGAGGATCCCGAGGAGGATCTCTACCTGCACGTCACTGATCTTGAGGTCGTCCTTTATAAAGATTGCCGCTCCGCTCATCACTCCAATATCTGCATAGCAAAAGAAGAAACCACGTCACGATTTTTCCATATTACTTTCTATGTTATCATCCATCTTCTCGAATTGTGCATGTCATCACGTAATATCCGAAGATATAGTAATATAATCTTCTCTAATTCCTATCAAAATTACGATCTTGAAATTTCGATGATGGAGACCAGAAACCAAACTCTTACTTCTCTAAAGAAGAAAGGAGCAGAAGACACGAGCTAATTACCATAGCCCAAGAGGATGGACGCCATGGAAGCGAGAACGGCGCAGGCGAAGGCGAACATCTTGCTCCTGCTCTTCGCAGGTGCAACCGCCTCCATGATGTTCGCTTCTGGTTTCTGATCACCCATTACTGTGGATGAAGTGAAGGTTACAAGATGTGGAAGAGAGAGGGAGGGACCGAGCTGGTCTTGGTGAGCAGAGAGGCTTGCGCTCAAGGGGATTAAATAGGCGGGAGGAACTGGAATCACATCACCACCTTGATGAACAAAATGCATTTCTTTAAAGGCCCCAGATTCCGTGTTTGAAGAAGAACTACATGTGTGTAGTGGTGGATGATGTCTCTACCATCAATGTTTGCATGTATGGTACCGTCTTTTTCCACCGCTTCTCTCTTTGAAACCCTAATAACCTGCCTCCTCGATTCTACATCTGTATACTTGATCTCCAGATAAGGGTCACCGAGGAAGCGATGGTCAAATCATTTAGGTTATGGGGCTCGACTCACAAGACACAGATGTTGCTGTGGTCTATTATTTAGAACGTAGCGTGTGACGATATAATGTGTGTTCACGAGGACATACCGTGACAAAGTACTGTTCAACTGTTGTATTCTTATTCTAGTGTTCATagctctactctctctctctctctctctctttct
Coding sequences within:
- the LOC135643464 gene encoding putative polyol transporter 1, translated to MHFVHQGGDVIPVPPAYLIPLSASLSAHQDQLGPSLSLPHLVTFTSSTVMGDQKPEANIMEAVAPAKSRSKMFAFACAVLASMASILLGYDIGVMSGAAIFIKDDLKISDVQVEILLGILNLYSLVGSYAAGFTSDWIGRRYTIVFAAGIFFVGAILMGFATNYAFLMAGRFVAGIGVGYALVIAPVYTAEIAPASSRGFLTSFPEVFINSGILLGYVSNYGFAHLRQSLGWRFMLGVGAIPSVFLAVGVLAMPESPRWLVMQGRLGEAKGVLDKTSDTPEEAQLRLADIKAAAGIPEGCNDDVVPAPKKSHGEGVWKELLIRPTPGVRRVLLTAIGINFFQQASGIDSVVLYSPRVFEKAGIHDKNKLLATTVAVGFTKTLFILVATFLVDRIGRRPLLLSGTGGMILSLAALGLGLTEIDHHPDGQLRWTIGLCIASILAYVAFFSIGLGPVTWVYCSEILPLRLRAQGASIGVAVNRVTSGVITMTFISLYKAITIGGSFFLYGGIALAAWVFFFTYLPETRGRTLEDMEELLGTKKDAEEAPNGVQMVNASEGNEKI